Proteins encoded within one genomic window of Oryza brachyantha chromosome 7, ObraRS2, whole genome shotgun sequence:
- the LOC102701190 gene encoding 40S ribosomal protein S18, with amino-acid sequence MSLIAGEDFQHILRLLNTNVDGKQKIMFALTSIKGIGRRFSNIACKKADIDMNKRAGELSPEELERLMTVVANPRQFKVPDWFLNRKKDYKDGRFSQVVSNALDMKLRDDLERLKKIRNHRGLRHYWGLRVRGQHTKTTGRRGKTVGVSKKR; translated from the exons atg TCGCTGATCGCGGGGGAGGATTTCCAGCACATCCTGCGTCTGCTGAACACCAACGTGGATGGGAAGCAGAAGATCATGTTTGCGCTCACCTCCATCAAGGGTATCGGCCGCCGCTTCTCCAACATCGCCTGCAAGAAGGCCGACATCGACATGAACAAGCG GGCTGGTGAGCTCTCTCCTGAGGAGCTTGAGCGCCTCATGACTGTGGTGGCCAACCCCCGCCAGTTTAAGGTTCCTGATTGGTTCCTGAACAGGAAGAAGGATTATAAGGATGGTAGATTTTCCCAGGTTGTCTCTAACGCCCTTGACATGAAGCTCAGGGATGATCTTGAGAGGCTGAAGAAGATCAG GAACCACCGTGGTCTCCGTCATTACTGGGGTCTCCGTGTCCGTGGTCAGCACACCAAGACTACTGGCAGGAGGGGCAAGACTGTCGGTGTCTCCAAGAAGAGATAA